One stretch of Streptomyces peucetius DNA includes these proteins:
- a CDS encoding alpha/beta fold hydrolase produces MVERLGDPRGRPVFLLHGTPGSRLGPAPRGMVLYQRGTQLIAYDRPGYGGSDRLAGRSVADVTQDVRAIADELGLERFAVVGRSGGAPHALACAALMPDRVTRAAALVTLAPRDADGLDWFEGMAASNVTEYTSASADPAGLVERFTLRSAEIRQDPVRLLNDLRRELTDSDRMVVSDAGLRSMLLRNYQEALRTSAYGWIDDALAFCSPWGFDPADIQGPVMLWHGEKDVFSPVGHSRWLAQRIPGATAVLEPAAAHFDAFHALPRVLTWLLEDA; encoded by the coding sequence ATGGTGGAGCGACTGGGCGACCCACGCGGCAGACCGGTCTTCCTGCTGCACGGCACGCCGGGCAGCAGGCTCGGCCCCGCGCCGCGCGGCATGGTGCTGTACCAGCGCGGCACCCAGCTCATCGCCTACGACCGGCCGGGGTACGGCGGTTCCGACCGGCTCGCGGGCCGCAGCGTCGCCGATGTCACCCAGGACGTACGGGCGATCGCCGACGAACTGGGGCTGGAGCGCTTCGCCGTCGTGGGCCGCTCCGGCGGCGCGCCGCACGCGCTCGCGTGCGCGGCGCTGATGCCCGACCGGGTCACCCGTGCCGCCGCGCTGGTGACCCTCGCGCCGAGGGACGCGGACGGCCTGGACTGGTTCGAGGGCATGGCCGCGTCGAACGTCACCGAGTACACCAGCGCCTCCGCCGACCCGGCCGGTCTCGTGGAGCGGTTCACGCTGCGCTCCGCCGAGATCCGGCAGGACCCGGTGCGGCTGCTGAACGATCTGCGCAGGGAGCTCACCGACTCCGACCGCATGGTGGTCTCCGACGCCGGCCTCAGGTCCATGCTGCTGCGCAACTACCAGGAGGCGCTGCGCACTTCGGCGTACGGATGGATCGACGACGCGCTCGCGTTCTGCAGCCCGTGGGGCTTCGACCCGGCCGACATCCAGGGCCCGGTGATGCTGTGGCACGGGGAGAAGGACGTCTTCTCCCCGGTGGGCCACTCCCGCTGGCTCGCCCAGCGCATCCCGGGCGCGACGGCCGTCCTCGAACCGGCCGCCGCGCACTTCGACGCCTTCCACGCGCTGCCCCGCGTCCTCACCTGGCTGCTCGAGGACGCCTGA
- a CDS encoding S1 family peptidase, with protein MKHRRIPKRKAAVAGGAIVAVIAAGVTLQSANASDNTAQFDVKTLTAPAAGDLAATLRADLGAEEAGAYYDAGTKALVVNVLSEDAAQTVREAGGRARIVENTLVELKSARQTLSDKATIPGTSWATDPVTNKVLVTADRTVDGADWAKLQKVVEGLGAKAELKKTAGEFKPFIAGGDAIHTGGGRCSLGFNVVKDGQPHFVTAGHCGQSGSQWSDSAGGAPIGTMVDSQFPGNDFALVKYDGATEHPSEVNLYDGGSQAITQAGDATVGMQVTRSGSTTQVHDGEVTGLDATVNYGNGDIVEGLIQTNVCAEPGDSGGSLFSGDTAIGLTSGGSGDCTSGGETFFQPVTEALSVFGAEIG; from the coding sequence TTGAAGCACCGACGCATACCCAAGAGGAAAGCGGCAGTGGCCGGCGGCGCGATCGTCGCCGTCATCGCCGCGGGCGTCACACTCCAGAGCGCGAACGCCAGTGACAACACCGCGCAGTTCGACGTGAAGACCCTCACCGCCCCGGCAGCCGGTGACCTCGCCGCCACGCTGCGGGCGGACCTGGGCGCCGAAGAGGCCGGCGCCTACTACGACGCCGGGACCAAGGCGCTCGTCGTGAACGTGCTGAGCGAGGACGCGGCGCAGACGGTGCGCGAAGCGGGCGGCAGGGCCAGAATCGTCGAGAACACCCTCGTCGAACTGAAGAGCGCACGGCAGACACTCTCGGACAAGGCGACCATCCCGGGTACGTCCTGGGCGACCGACCCGGTCACCAACAAGGTGCTCGTCACCGCGGACCGTACGGTCGACGGCGCCGACTGGGCCAAGCTGCAGAAGGTCGTCGAAGGCCTCGGCGCCAAGGCGGAGCTCAAGAAGACCGCGGGCGAGTTCAAGCCTTTCATCGCCGGCGGCGACGCCATCCACACCGGCGGTGGGCGCTGCTCGCTCGGCTTCAACGTGGTCAAGGACGGCCAGCCGCACTTCGTCACCGCCGGACACTGCGGACAGTCCGGCAGCCAGTGGTCCGACTCGGCGGGTGGCGCGCCGATCGGCACGATGGTGGACTCGCAGTTCCCGGGCAACGACTTCGCACTGGTGAAGTACGACGGCGCCACGGAGCACCCGAGCGAGGTCAACCTCTACGACGGCGGCTCGCAGGCCATCACCCAGGCGGGTGACGCGACCGTCGGCATGCAGGTGACGCGCAGCGGCTCCACCACCCAGGTCCACGACGGTGAGGTGACCGGGCTCGACGCCACGGTCAACTACGGCAACGGCGACATCGTCGAGGGCCTCATCCAGACGAACGTCTGCGCCGAACCGGGCGACAGCGGCGGTTCGCTCTTCTCCGGCGACACGGCGATCGGCCTCACGTCGGGCGGCAGCGGCGACTGCACGTCGGGCGGCGAGACGTTCTTCCAGCCGGTGACGGAGGCGCTGTCGGTCTTCGGCGCGGAGATCGGCTGA